The following proteins are encoded in a genomic region of Flammeovirga pectinis:
- a CDS encoding response regulator, whose product MTQKKYYSVMLIDDNEIDNLINQKMIEASKISDNIFIHSGAKSAIEFLRNIEKLDDVSNQILPELIFLDIDMPLMDGFQFLDLFDQLSESTKKKCKIVMLTSSINPQDISRSQNYSYVKKYVNKPLTQKNLSSLEIA is encoded by the coding sequence ATGACTCAAAAAAAATACTATTCTGTGATGTTGATTGATGATAATGAAATTGACAATCTCATTAATCAAAAGATGATCGAAGCATCTAAAATAAGTGACAATATTTTTATTCATTCTGGTGCTAAAAGTGCCATTGAGTTCTTACGTAATATTGAAAAATTAGATGATGTATCTAACCAGATATTACCTGAACTTATCTTTTTAGATATTGATATGCCTTTAATGGATGGCTTTCAGTTCTTAGATTTATTTGATCAACTTTCTGAATCAACTAAAAAGAAATGTAAGATCGTAATGTTAACCTCTTCGATTAACCCTCAAGATATTAGCCGATCTCAGAATTATAGTTATGTGAAAAAATATGTAAACAAACCTCTTACTCAGAAAAACCTTTCTTCGTTAGAGATTGCATAA
- a CDS encoding anthranilate synthase component II has translation MILLLDNFDSFTYNLVDYFTQLGEKVEVIRNDTPLEEIIVYKYSAIVLSPGPETPDKAGNMMDVIEYYHKTHPILGICLGHQAIGEFFGGKVLKALKPMHGKMSQIVCTPSTLFKNLPEKFVVVRYHSLILDNVHNIINITAKSMEDEIMAIEHKTLPISGVQFHPEAILTEHGLDILNNWIASWKG, from the coding sequence ATGATTTTACTTCTAGATAACTTTGACTCTTTCACATATAATCTTGTAGATTATTTCACTCAATTAGGTGAAAAAGTAGAGGTAATTCGTAATGATACGCCCCTAGAAGAAATTATTGTCTATAAATATTCCGCTATTGTACTTTCTCCAGGTCCAGAAACTCCAGATAAAGCGGGTAATATGATGGATGTGATTGAATATTATCATAAAACACATCCAATTTTAGGCATCTGTTTAGGACATCAAGCTATAGGAGAGTTCTTTGGAGGAAAGGTATTAAAGGCATTGAAACCAATGCATGGTAAAATGTCTCAAATAGTATGTACACCATCTACATTATTTAAAAACTTACCAGAAAAATTTGTAGTTGTACGTTACCATTCTTTGATATTAGATAATGTACATAACATTATAAATATTACGGCTAAATCTATGGAAGATGAGATTATGGCTATCGAGCATAAAACCTTACCTATATCGGGTGTACAGTTCCATCCAGAAGCAATTTTAACAGAACACGGTTTGGATATTTTGAATAATTGGATTGCATCTTGGAAAGGCTAA
- a CDS encoding CvpA family protein, which produces MEQDLGFFTSYIRVTDIFLLGMIVYGAYKGFRRGFLLEIISTVVFVFGASLIFFGVAGAFSSSKTYVDTPKSTVFFAYVIFFFGGTMGLNLLGKWLQDKIDYSVLDDLDNVAALILGGFKYALSLSVILGLFNSAGLGLPKDVTEDSLIYPKLLDLNDWVIDAGGTIMPSMKRYSKEIHELFEENL; this is translated from the coding sequence GTGGAACAAGATTTAGGATTTTTCACTTCATATATTAGAGTAACTGACATATTCCTTCTAGGAATGATTGTTTATGGGGCATACAAAGGTTTTCGTAGAGGCTTTCTATTAGAAATAATCTCGACGGTGGTTTTTGTTTTTGGTGCTTCGTTGATCTTTTTTGGAGTGGCAGGTGCTTTTTCATCATCAAAAACGTACGTAGATACACCAAAATCTACTGTGTTTTTTGCTTATGTTATCTTCTTTTTTGGAGGTACAATGGGTTTAAACCTTTTAGGGAAGTGGTTGCAAGATAAAATTGATTATTCTGTTTTGGATGATTTAGATAATGTAGCAGCGCTGATATTAGGAGGTTTTAAATACGCATTATCTCTTTCTGTTATCTTAGGGTTATTTAATTCAGCAGGATTAGGTCTACCAAAAGATGTAACAGAAGATTCACTTATTTACCCCAAATTATTAGATTTAAATGATTGGGTAATTGATGCAGGAGGTACTATAATGCCAAGTATGAAAAGGTATTCTAAAGAGATACATGAATTATTTGAAGAAAATTTATAG
- a CDS encoding GatB/YqeY domain-containing protein yields the protein MSLKDKVQEAMKVAMKSKDKVTLGTLKQLKAKIQLAETAQGKGTVLTTEEELKLLTKEAKQRRDSADIYKESGRTDLLDIELGELAVIETYLPKQLSEEEVEAQVKELIAQVGATSPKDMGKVMGAAGKKFAGVADMKVVSAKVKQALT from the coding sequence ATGAGTTTAAAAGACAAGGTACAAGAGGCTATGAAAGTAGCAATGAAAAGTAAAGATAAAGTTACGCTAGGTACCTTAAAACAATTAAAAGCTAAAATTCAGTTAGCAGAAACGGCACAAGGTAAAGGTACTGTTTTAACAACTGAAGAAGAATTAAAACTTTTAACTAAAGAAGCTAAACAAAGAAGAGATTCTGCAGATATATACAAAGAATCTGGTAGAACAGATCTTTTAGATATAGAATTAGGAGAACTTGCTGTTATTGAAACTTACCTTCCGAAACAATTGTCAGAAGAAGAAGTAGAAGCTCAAGTAAAAGAACTAATTGCTCAAGTTGGTGCTACCTCTCCAAAAGATATGGGTAAAGTAATGGGTGCAGCAGGCAAGAAATTTGCAGGTGTAGCAGATATGAAAGTTGTTTCAGCAAAAGTGAAACAAGCTTTAACTTAA
- a CDS encoding pyridoxine 5'-phosphate synthase: MTRLSVNINKIATIRNARGANNPNLVQVAKDCERFGAQGITIHPRPDERHITNQDTLDLKPVVTTEYNIEGNPAPRFIELVKSVTPEQATLVPDADDAITSNAGWDTIKHKDFLTKVIKELKAEGIRVSIFVDPDPKMVEGAAAVGADRVELYTEPYATNYPIDREKAIAPYITAAIKAKELGLGLNAGHDLDLENLAYFHQNIEGLDEVSIGHALVCDALYFGLENTIQMYLKQLS, from the coding sequence ATGACACGCCTAAGTGTAAACATTAATAAGATTGCAACAATTAGAAATGCTCGTGGAGCAAACAACCCAAACTTAGTTCAAGTTGCAAAAGATTGTGAGCGTTTTGGTGCGCAAGGTATTACTATTCACCCTCGCCCAGACGAACGTCATATTACAAACCAAGATACATTAGACTTAAAACCTGTTGTTACAACAGAATATAATATTGAAGGTAACCCTGCTCCTAGATTTATTGAACTTGTTAAAAGTGTTACCCCAGAGCAAGCTACTCTTGTACCAGATGCTGATGATGCTATTACTTCTAATGCAGGTTGGGATACAATCAAACACAAAGATTTTTTAACTAAAGTAATTAAAGAATTAAAGGCAGAAGGAATTCGTGTCTCAATCTTTGTAGATCCAGACCCTAAAATGGTGGAAGGTGCTGCAGCTGTTGGTGCTGACCGTGTTGAATTATACACAGAACCTTATGCTACTAACTATCCTATTGATAGAGAAAAAGCTATTGCTCCTTATATTACCGCAGCTATAAAAGCAAAAGAATTGGGTTTAGGTTTAAATGCAGGTCATGATTTAGACTTAGAAAACCTAGCTTATTTCCATCAGAATATTGAAGGTTTAGATGAAGTATCAATTGGTCATGCTTTAGTATGTGACGCACTCTATTTTGGATTAGAGAATACTATTCAAATGTACCTTAAACAACTTTCATAA
- a CDS encoding beta/alpha barrel domain-containing protein: protein MQFTHIIAEISDPYSSEEDVIKLIDLALHLPLKGVAIPGYWVKKVSRDLQDSDLIIQSCIGEGNGNQLTQVKLFELQQLIKLGVNEVASILNVGALRTNPTWCKIECLQLAQTAHKDEVLFTLKLPPIDFTDLEIIEICSLANKAGVDTLFIHQKHLIYMDSINQNLSSDIEKQIHILDNNLLTDTLFENFQTVNITYDQINPNVIVS, encoded by the coding sequence ATGCAATTTACGCATATAATAGCGGAAATTTCAGATCCATATTCCTCAGAAGAAGATGTAATCAAATTAATAGATTTAGCATTACATCTTCCTCTTAAAGGAGTAGCCATACCTGGTTATTGGGTTAAAAAAGTTAGTAGAGATCTTCAAGATTCAGATTTAATCATTCAATCTTGTATTGGAGAAGGCAATGGAAATCAATTAACTCAAGTTAAACTATTTGAGTTACAACAACTCATAAAATTAGGTGTAAATGAAGTTGCTTCTATTCTTAATGTTGGTGCTTTAAGAACAAACCCAACATGGTGTAAAATAGAGTGCTTACAACTAGCTCAAACTGCACATAAAGACGAGGTCCTTTTTACTTTAAAACTTCCTCCAATTGATTTTACAGACTTAGAAATAATTGAAATTTGCTCACTTGCTAACAAAGCAGGAGTCGATACTCTCTTTATTCATCAAAAGCATTTGATTTACATGGATAGTATCAATCAAAATTTATCATCTGATATAGAAAAGCAAATCCATATTTTAGATAACAATCTATTAACTGATACACTCTTTGAAAATTTTCAAACTGTCAACATAACCTACGATCAGATTAATCCTAATGTCATAGTGTCATAA
- a CDS encoding trypsin-like peptidase domain-containing protein: MKRTLLTITIGVISGLCGAFLYSELLTPANTETFNFASNTSNNLTPIYGNSSFEKLPSNKDLQLSAFADAAEVSTKSVVYIVTYVKSRYSNRRTWSDLFFGRPSQSNSSGTAVGSGSGVIFTDDGYIVTNNHVIKGADKIEVIYNKRSFIAKLIGVDKSTDIALLKIEKNNLPPIQIASSKAVRVGDWVLAVGNPFNLTSTVTAGIVSAKGRKIGIMNDVFPIESFIQTDAAINPGNSGGALVNLHGDLVGINTAILSKTGSYAGYGFAVPSDIVAKVVNDLKKYGEVQKAFLGAAITVVDEDIAEKLKMKEIRGVAITKIEGGAAEKNNFKIGDVILSIDNFPIESEAAFDEQLSYYVPGDKIDIRILRNQKYLNKTVVLTNIDGTTNVLNKKVYDAKEIGAKFTALSKLEKSKLGLKTGIRIEEVVKGGLIQDMRLRKGMILVSLNRYPLENPKDFNKILSRIRGRVILEIVKEDGSHRYFSYYF, from the coding sequence ATGAAACGTACTCTACTTACAATAACTATTGGAGTAATAAGTGGTTTATGTGGAGCTTTTCTGTATAGTGAACTTCTAACTCCTGCAAATACAGAAACATTTAATTTTGCTTCTAACACATCAAACAATCTTACTCCTATTTATGGTAATTCTAGCTTTGAAAAATTACCTTCTAACAAGGATTTACAACTCTCTGCTTTTGCCGATGCTGCAGAAGTAAGTACAAAATCCGTGGTCTATATTGTTACCTATGTAAAAAGTAGATATAGCAACAGAAGAACATGGAGCGATCTTTTTTTTGGACGCCCCTCACAAAGCAACTCTTCGGGTACTGCTGTTGGTTCTGGTTCTGGAGTTATTTTTACTGATGATGGATATATTGTTACAAATAACCATGTTATAAAAGGAGCTGATAAAATTGAAGTTATCTATAATAAAAGGTCTTTTATAGCAAAGTTAATTGGGGTTGATAAATCAACAGACATTGCATTGCTAAAAATTGAAAAGAATAACCTACCTCCAATTCAAATAGCCTCTTCTAAAGCTGTTAGAGTTGGCGACTGGGTTCTTGCTGTTGGTAATCCTTTTAACCTTACAAGTACAGTAACCGCAGGTATTGTAAGTGCAAAAGGTCGTAAAATTGGCATTATGAATGATGTATTTCCGATTGAATCTTTTATACAAACAGATGCTGCAATCAACCCAGGAAATAGCGGTGGTGCTTTAGTTAATTTACATGGCGATTTAGTGGGTATTAATACTGCTATTCTATCTAAAACAGGAAGCTATGCTGGTTACGGTTTTGCAGTCCCATCTGATATTGTAGCCAAAGTAGTAAATGACCTTAAAAAGTATGGCGAAGTACAGAAAGCTTTTCTAGGAGCAGCTATTACAGTTGTTGATGAAGATATTGCTGAGAAGTTAAAAATGAAAGAAATTCGAGGTGTAGCTATCACAAAAATTGAAGGTGGAGCTGCAGAGAAAAATAATTTCAAGATTGGCGATGTCATTCTATCAATTGATAATTTCCCTATTGAGTCTGAAGCAGCTTTTGATGAGCAACTCAGTTATTATGTTCCAGGAGATAAGATTGACATTAGAATTTTACGAAATCAAAAATATTTAAACAAAACAGTTGTTTTAACAAACATTGATGGAACAACTAACGTATTAAATAAAAAAGTTTACGATGCTAAAGAAATCGGTGCTAAATTTACGGCACTTTCAAAACTTGAAAAATCGAAACTTGGTTTAAAAACGGGAATTAGGATTGAAGAAGTTGTTAAAGGTGGTTTAATTCAAGATATGCGTTTAAGAAAAGGAATGATACTCGTTTCTCTTAATCGCTATCCTCTAGAAAATCCAAAAGACTTTAATAAGATTCTTTCAAGAATAAGAGGGCGAGTAATCTTAGAAATAGTGAAAGAAGATGGCTCTCATAGATATTTCAGTTATTATTTTTAG
- the trxB gene encoding thioredoxin-disulfide reductase has protein sequence MAREHVKTLIIGSGPAGYTAAIYASRANLSPVLYQGPQPGGQLTITNDVENFPGYAKGVMGPQMMMELQEQAGRFGTDIRTGFVTGVQFNENGPHIATVNDEIEIEADSVIISTGASAKWLGLESETRLNGSGVSACAVCDGFFYRGQEVVVVGAGDSAAEEAHYLSNLCSKVHLLVRRDEMRASKIMQDRVIKKDNIEIHWNTDTLEVLGESEVEGVKVLNNKTNEESVINVTGFFVAIGHKPNTDIFKGQLDMDKAGYLITKPDSTKTNIKGVFAAGDVQDTIYRQAVTAAGTGCMAALEAERYLVELED, from the coding sequence ATGGCAAGAGAACACGTAAAAACCCTAATCATTGGGTCTGGACCTGCAGGTTACACTGCAGCTATATATGCATCAAGAGCGAATTTAAGCCCAGTTTTATACCAAGGTCCTCAACCTGGTGGACAGTTAACTATCACCAATGATGTTGAAAACTTTCCAGGTTATGCAAAAGGAGTAATGGGCCCGCAAATGATGATGGAGTTACAAGAGCAAGCTGGTCGTTTCGGAACAGATATCCGTACTGGCTTTGTTACTGGTGTTCAATTCAATGAAAACGGTCCTCACATTGCTACTGTAAATGATGAAATTGAAATCGAAGCTGATTCAGTTATCATTTCAACAGGTGCATCTGCAAAATGGTTAGGATTAGAATCAGAAACTCGTTTAAATGGTTCAGGTGTTTCTGCTTGTGCTGTTTGTGATGGTTTCTTTTACAGAGGTCAAGAAGTTGTTGTTGTTGGTGCAGGAGACTCTGCAGCTGAAGAAGCTCATTATCTTTCTAACTTATGTTCTAAAGTTCACCTTTTAGTACGTAGAGACGAAATGAGAGCTTCTAAAATTATGCAAGATAGAGTAATCAAGAAAGACAATATCGAAATCCACTGGAATACAGATACACTTGAAGTTCTTGGAGAAAGTGAAGTTGAAGGCGTAAAGGTTTTAAATAACAAAACAAATGAAGAAAGTGTAATTAATGTTACAGGATTCTTTGTTGCTATTGGCCACAAACCAAATACTGATATTTTCAAAGGTCAGTTAGATATGGACAAAGCTGGTTACCTTATCACTAAGCCTGATAGTACTAAAACAAATATCAAAGGTGTTTTTGCTGCTGGAGATGTTCAAGATACTATTTATAGACAAGCTGTTACTGCTGCCGGTACTGGATGTATGGCCGCTTTAGAAGCTGAACGTTACTTAGTAGAATTAGAAGATTAA
- a CDS encoding M23 family metallopeptidase — protein MCSKNQVFKPTFVYLTLFFILLSFSPSEVVAQGFFKKIFKGKNKTESIDKKEITPIVTLPKDTFTLENGEEVCQQEDAISQIPEKYKRIDFNKTEQCENLVELQPGQFCDATYLDGFDYYKTWDNWNVNPYNISSNALKDSIALQLYTEGDSTGWAYPLSKKERVTSKYGFRRWRFHHGIDTHLSIGDSIHAMFDGVIRIAKYNRRGYGYYVMIRHKNGLETLYGHMSRYIVKAGQEVKAGEVIGLGGNTGRSTGPHLHFEIRYQGYGFNPQDLIDFENHSFDVPANFDLTAKSYELLIESKKSVYHRIRSGDSLWKISRRYGTSMTKICRLNGISKRTTLRVGRTIRVR, from the coding sequence ATGTGTTCAAAAAATCAAGTATTTAAACCTACGTTCGTTTACCTGACATTATTTTTTATACTGCTCAGTTTTTCTCCTTCAGAAGTTGTTGCCCAAGGTTTTTTTAAAAAAATTTTTAAAGGTAAGAACAAGACTGAATCAATTGATAAAAAAGAAATTACCCCAATTGTTACACTTCCGAAAGATACTTTCACTCTAGAAAATGGAGAAGAAGTTTGCCAACAAGAGGACGCGATCTCTCAGATCCCTGAAAAATACAAACGTATTGATTTCAATAAAACAGAACAATGCGAAAACCTTGTAGAATTACAACCTGGTCAATTTTGTGACGCCACTTATTTAGACGGCTTTGATTATTATAAAACATGGGACAACTGGAATGTCAACCCTTATAATATTTCATCAAATGCATTAAAAGATAGTATTGCGTTACAATTATATACTGAAGGTGATTCTACTGGATGGGCTTACCCTCTTTCGAAGAAAGAGAGAGTTACTTCTAAATATGGTTTCCGTAGATGGAGGTTTCACCATGGCATAGACACACACTTATCTATAGGTGATTCTATTCATGCAATGTTTGATGGCGTTATTAGAATAGCTAAATACAACAGAAGAGGTTATGGCTACTATGTAATGATTCGTCACAAAAACGGATTAGAAACATTATACGGTCACATGAGTCGTTATATTGTTAAAGCAGGGCAAGAAGTTAAAGCAGGAGAAGTTATTGGCTTAGGAGGTAATACTGGACGAAGTACAGGTCCTCACCTTCATTTTGAAATTCGTTACCAAGGTTATGGTTTCAATCCTCAAGATTTAATTGATTTTGAAAATCATTCATTTGATGTTCCTGCAAATTTCGATCTAACAGCAAAAAGCTACGAGTTACTAATAGAATCAAAAAAGAGTGTTTATCATAGAATACGAAGCGGTGACTCTCTTTGGAAGATAAGTAGAAGGTACGGCACATCAATGACAAAAATATGTCGCTTAAATGGTATTTCTAAACGTACTACATTACGTGTTGGTAGAACAATAAGAGTAAGGTAA
- a CDS encoding Ppx/GppA phosphatase family protein, with protein MRLASIDIGSNAIRFQVVTTHPGKADEVVFKKLDYMRFPLRLGKDVFSAGKILRPTEEKLVKLMKVFSTLLDLYEVDDYIACATSAMREASNGKEVVERIYYKEGLKIDIIEGKTEAEMIALTLDPFIPMGNVLHVDVGGGSTELNIYKHKTKVASRSFQMGSVRELSEEEQANMFSIIEEWYQAESAPYFTGDEEVIALGTGGNINKLFSLSKQKKSDDKTTYLPELIKIREWLKEFTFEERVKKLRLNEDRADVIIPASEIYTKVMELSNAKNIVVPGVGLKDGILHYLVKKRGYTSNQ; from the coding sequence TTGAGATTAGCATCTATTGATATTGGTTCTAATGCCATTCGTTTCCAAGTGGTAACAACTCACCCTGGTAAAGCTGATGAGGTTGTTTTTAAAAAACTAGATTATATGCGTTTCCCTTTAAGATTAGGGAAAGACGTATTTAGTGCTGGAAAAATTTTAAGGCCAACAGAAGAGAAGTTGGTTAAATTAATGAAAGTGTTTTCTACTTTGTTAGATTTATACGAGGTTGATGATTATATAGCCTGTGCAACTTCTGCTATGCGAGAAGCAAGTAATGGAAAAGAAGTTGTTGAAAGGATATATTATAAGGAAGGACTTAAAATTGATATCATTGAAGGTAAAACAGAAGCCGAAATGATAGCGTTAACTTTAGACCCATTTATTCCAATGGGCAATGTATTACATGTAGATGTTGGTGGTGGTAGCACAGAACTAAATATCTATAAGCATAAAACAAAAGTAGCTTCAAGGTCTTTCCAAATGGGTAGTGTAAGAGAGTTATCTGAAGAAGAACAGGCGAATATGTTTTCAATAATTGAGGAATGGTATCAAGCTGAATCTGCTCCGTATTTTACAGGAGATGAGGAAGTGATAGCCTTAGGTACAGGAGGAAATATTAATAAATTATTTAGTCTTTCAAAACAAAAGAAAAGTGATGATAAGACTACATACCTACCAGAGTTGATTAAAATAAGGGAATGGCTTAAAGAGTTTACATTTGAAGAGAGAGTGAAGAAATTGCGTTTAAATGAAGATCGAGCAGATGTAATTATTCCTGCTTCAGAAATTTATACAAAAGTGATGGAGCTTTCTAATGCAAAGAATATTGTTGTACCGGGTGTAGGTCTTAAAGATGGAATTCTTCACTATTTAGTAAAGAAAAGAGGTTACACTTCTAATCAATAA
- a CDS encoding ammonium transporter, with translation MISIKKGYFKSIILLLSILLLPSLGFSQETATINSGDTAWMLIATAMVMLMTPAGLTLFYGGLAQRKTVLNTIGMSYTAFCTGTLVWVIIGYSLAFGKGNAYIGDFSSFLLADVKITDVAGTIPRILFIMFQGTFAAIAVALVSGSIIERVKYSTWIIFSSLWVALVYSPIAHWVWGGGFLSTDGELDFAGGTVIHINAGVSGLVLALMLGTRLGHKEERSNKPSSIKLMVLGSALLWFGWFGFNGGSQLAADFVAANAMLVTNVAAAAGGMAWLLIEWLTDEKKPTLLGSASGVISGLVGITPASGYVDVSGALAIGAISGIVGFYGVVKLKKAIGYDDTLDVFGIHGLVGIVGAVLTGVFANPEVNGAAGLLYGNPGQVLIQLKAVVVTIIYSGIASAIIFKLSTLLTAGGRVDAKIESDGMDESIHGEKSFESM, from the coding sequence ATGATTTCTATTAAAAAAGGATACTTCAAAAGTATCATCTTACTACTTTCTATATTGTTACTGCCCTCATTGGGTTTTTCACAAGAAACAGCAACAATCAATTCAGGTGATACTGCTTGGATGTTAATTGCTACTGCAATGGTTATGTTAATGACGCCTGCAGGATTAACTTTATTCTATGGTGGTTTAGCACAACGTAAAACTGTACTAAACACAATTGGTATGAGTTATACAGCATTCTGTACTGGTACTCTAGTATGGGTAATTATTGGTTATAGCTTAGCTTTTGGAAAAGGAAACGCTTATATCGGAGATTTTAGTTCTTTCTTATTAGCAGATGTAAAAATTACAGATGTTGCAGGTACTATTCCTAGAATTTTATTTATTATGTTCCAAGGTACATTTGCAGCAATTGCAGTTGCACTTGTAAGTGGTTCTATTATAGAAAGAGTAAAATACTCTACATGGATTATCTTTTCTTCATTATGGGTCGCTTTAGTTTACTCTCCAATTGCTCACTGGGTATGGGGCGGTGGCTTCTTAAGCACTGATGGCGAATTAGATTTTGCTGGAGGTACTGTAATTCATATTAACGCAGGTGTTTCAGGTCTTGTTTTAGCTTTAATGTTAGGAACAAGATTAGGTCATAAAGAAGAACGTTCTAACAAACCTTCATCAATTAAATTAATGGTATTAGGTAGTGCTTTACTATGGTTTGGATGGTTTGGTTTTAACGGTGGTAGCCAATTAGCCGCTGATTTTGTTGCGGCAAATGCAATGTTAGTAACTAACGTAGCAGCAGCAGCAGGTGGTATGGCTTGGTTATTAATAGAATGGTTAACAGACGAGAAGAAACCAACTTTATTAGGTTCAGCATCAGGTGTAATTTCAGGTTTAGTTGGTATTACTCCAGCTTCTGGTTATGTAGATGTATCTGGAGCATTAGCAATAGGTGCAATTTCAGGTATTGTTGGTTTTTATGGTGTTGTTAAATTAAAAAAGGCAATTGGATATGATGATACACTTGATGTATTTGGTATTCACGGTCTAGTTGGTATTGTTGGAGCTGTTTTAACTGGTGTTTTTGCAAACCCAGAAGTTAATGGAGCAGCAGGTTTACTTTACGGTAACCCAGGTCAAGTTTTAATTCAATTAAAAGCAGTTGTAGTAACTATCATATATTCTGGTATTGCTTCAGCAATAATCTTTAAGTTGAGTACACTTCTTACTGCAGGTGGTCGTGTAGATGCTAAAATTGAGTCAGACGGTATGGATGAGTCAATTCACGGAGAAAAATCATTTGAGTCTATGTAA
- the pdxH gene encoding pyridoxamine 5'-phosphate oxidase — protein sequence MKSKIADIREDYSKKSLSESDVLENPIRQFEIWLEEAINADALEPTAVNVATVSKEGSISSRTVLLKGVEEEAFVFYTNYNSRKGKALQETQKAALNFFWPELERQVCIEGTVEKVSEETSDTYFESRPYKSKVGAWASEQSTEILSKSIIVARFAKYAAKYITHVPRPPHWGGFAISPTRIEFWQGRPSRLHDRIQYLRDEDGNWGKSRLAP from the coding sequence ATGAAATCTAAGATAGCGGATATCCGTGAAGACTATTCTAAAAAAAGTTTAAGTGAATCGGATGTTTTAGAAAACCCTATTCGCCAGTTCGAGATATGGTTAGAAGAGGCAATTAATGCAGATGCATTAGAACCAACCGCTGTTAATGTAGCGACAGTGTCTAAAGAAGGTAGTATATCTTCTAGAACAGTTTTACTAAAAGGAGTTGAAGAGGAAGCTTTTGTGTTCTATACTAATTATAATAGTAGAAAAGGAAAAGCACTACAGGAAACACAAAAAGCAGCATTAAATTTCTTCTGGCCAGAATTAGAAAGACAAGTCTGTATAGAAGGAACTGTTGAAAAGGTTTCAGAAGAAACATCAGATACCTATTTTGAGAGTAGACCTTATAAAAGTAAAGTAGGGGCATGGGCATCAGAACAAAGTACTGAGATTTTATCTAAAAGTATTATTGTTGCCCGATTTGCAAAATATGCAGCAAAATATATTACTCATGTACCTCGTCCTCCACATTGGGGTGGCTTTGCTATTTCTCCAACTCGAATTGAATTTTGGCAAGGGAGACCTTCTAGGTTGCATGATCGAATACAATATTTAAGAGATGAAGATGGAAATTGGGGGAAATCGAGGTTAGCACCTTAA